One Perca flavescens isolate YP-PL-M2 chromosome 9, PFLA_1.0, whole genome shotgun sequence genomic window carries:
- the hsd17b7 gene encoding 3-keto-steroid reductase/17-beta-hydroxysteroid dehydrogenase 7 isoform X2 has translation MNKVVLVTGANSGIGLALCERILSQDTEGLQLCLACRNMRRAQAARCALLSSHPAAQVALLQMDTSSVSSVLAAAQEVKLRYNRLDYLYLNAGIMPNPQFDVKGFFKGLFSSHIITMFATGEGILTQKDCVTPDGLQQVFETNLFGHFLLIRELEPLLCHAGRTSQLIWTSSSNAHRSAFKLEDMQHQRGTQPYSSSKYASDLLSLALNTHYNKQGLYSSVICPGFVMTNLTYSILPSFPAFLWTLLMPVFWLIRMFTNTFTLTPYNGAEALFWLFKQKPESLDPQAKYHSLTSGLGNNYTQPRKMDIDLETSDALYEKLRQLESEVTWDAH, from the exons ATGAATAAGGTGGTTTTGGTGACGGGAGCAAATAG TGGCATTGGCCTGGCGCTGTGTGAGCGCATCCTCTCGCAGGACACGGAGGGTCTCCAGCTGTGTCTGGCCTGCAGGAACATGCGGCGGGCTCAGGCTGCTCGCTGCGCCCTCCTCAGCTCTCACCCCGCAGCCCAGGTGGCCCTGCTGCAGATGGACACCAGCAGCGTCTCCTCCGTCCTCGCTGCTGCTCAGGAGGTCAAACTCAG GTATAACCGTCTGGACTACCTCTACCTGAACGCAGGCATCATGCCAAACCCACAGTTTGACGTGAAAGGCTTTTTCAAAGGCCTCTTCTCCAG TCATATCATCACCATGTTTGCCACTGGTGAGGGGATTCTGACGCAGAAGGACTGTGTCACCCCTGATGGCTTGCAGCAAGTTTTCGAGACCAACCTCTTTGGTCACTTCCTGCTA ATCAGGGAGCTGGAACCATTACTGTGCCATGCAGGCCGGACGTCCCAGCTGATCTGGACCTCCTCCAGTAACGCTCACCGCTCAGCTTTTAAACTTGAAGACATGCAGCACCAGAGAGGCACCCAACCCTACAGCTCCTCCAAATATGCCTCCGACCTGCTCAGCCTGGCGCTCAACACACACTACAACAAACAG GGTTTGTACTCATCTGTCATTTGTCCTGGTTTTGTGATGACCAATCTGACCTACAGTATCCTGCCCTCCTTCCCAGCCTTCCTCTGGACCCTGCTTATGCCTGTCTTTTGGCTC ATAAGAATGTTCACCAATACTTTCACCCTGACCCCTTATAATGGAGCTGAAGCCCTG TTCTGGCTATTTAAGCAAAAGCCTGAATCACTGGACCCTCAGGCCAAGTACCACAGCTTAACATCTGGGCTAGGCAACAACTACACACAGCCACGTAAG ATGGATATTGATTTGGAAACATCCGATGCTTTGTATGAGAAATTACGACAACTAGAAAGTGAA GTGACCTGGGATGCACACTAG
- the hsd17b7 gene encoding 3-keto-steroid reductase/17-beta-hydroxysteroid dehydrogenase 7 isoform X1, translating into MNKVVLVTGANSGIGLALCERILSQDTEGLQLCLACRNMRRAQAARCALLSSHPAAQVALLQMDTSSVSSVLAAAQEVKLRYNRLDYLYLNAGIMPNPQFDVKGFFKGLFSSHIITMFATGEGILTQKDCVTPDGLQQVFETNLFGHFLLIRELEPLLCHAGRTSQLIWTSSSNAHRSAFKLEDMQHQRGTQPYSSSKYASDLLSLALNTHYNKQGLYSSVICPGFVMTNLTYSILPSFPAFLWTLLMPVFWLIRMFTNTFTLTPYNGAEALFWLFKQKPESLDPQAKYHSLTSGLGNNYTQPRKMDIDLETSDALYEKLRQLESEVRKKLKEKQNVCRSSAGPGSS; encoded by the exons ATGAATAAGGTGGTTTTGGTGACGGGAGCAAATAG TGGCATTGGCCTGGCGCTGTGTGAGCGCATCCTCTCGCAGGACACGGAGGGTCTCCAGCTGTGTCTGGCCTGCAGGAACATGCGGCGGGCTCAGGCTGCTCGCTGCGCCCTCCTCAGCTCTCACCCCGCAGCCCAGGTGGCCCTGCTGCAGATGGACACCAGCAGCGTCTCCTCCGTCCTCGCTGCTGCTCAGGAGGTCAAACTCAG GTATAACCGTCTGGACTACCTCTACCTGAACGCAGGCATCATGCCAAACCCACAGTTTGACGTGAAAGGCTTTTTCAAAGGCCTCTTCTCCAG TCATATCATCACCATGTTTGCCACTGGTGAGGGGATTCTGACGCAGAAGGACTGTGTCACCCCTGATGGCTTGCAGCAAGTTTTCGAGACCAACCTCTTTGGTCACTTCCTGCTA ATCAGGGAGCTGGAACCATTACTGTGCCATGCAGGCCGGACGTCCCAGCTGATCTGGACCTCCTCCAGTAACGCTCACCGCTCAGCTTTTAAACTTGAAGACATGCAGCACCAGAGAGGCACCCAACCCTACAGCTCCTCCAAATATGCCTCCGACCTGCTCAGCCTGGCGCTCAACACACACTACAACAAACAG GGTTTGTACTCATCTGTCATTTGTCCTGGTTTTGTGATGACCAATCTGACCTACAGTATCCTGCCCTCCTTCCCAGCCTTCCTCTGGACCCTGCTTATGCCTGTCTTTTGGCTC ATAAGAATGTTCACCAATACTTTCACCCTGACCCCTTATAATGGAGCTGAAGCCCTG TTCTGGCTATTTAAGCAAAAGCCTGAATCACTGGACCCTCAGGCCAAGTACCACAGCTTAACATCTGGGCTAGGCAACAACTACACACAGCCACGTAAG ATGGATATTGATTTGGAAACATCCGATGCTTTGTATGAGAAATTACGACAACTAGAAAGTGAAGTAAGAAAGAAActgaaggaaaaacaaaacgttTGTCGTAGTTCTGCAGGACCTGGATCATCTTGA
- the ddr2a gene encoding discoidin domain-containing receptor 2 isoform X2: MKHLWDVHFLLLILLYLLGAVTSQVNPGVCRYPLGMSGGQIQDEDISASSQWSESTAARYGRLNCEEGDGAWCPETTVEPDSLKEFLQIDLRSLHFITLVGTQGRHAGGIGNEFAQMYKIKYSRDGSRWISWRNRQGKQVIEGNRNAYVIVLKDLEPPIIARFVRFMPVTDHSMNVCMRVELYGCEWLDGLVSYNAAAGEQMSLPAYSAYLNDSVYDGAVTNSMTEGLGQLTDGVCGRDDFTQSHDTHNVWPGYDYVGWTNESFSNVEIMFEFDRIRNFTTMKVHCNNMYSRHVKVFRQVVCYFRSEADWEATPLSFSPVEDVENPSARFVTVNLANHMASAIKCQFYFADVWMLFSEITFQSDTAMYNTTLAPPKTGLPPVTPEDDPTHKVDDSNTRILIGCLVAIIFILVVIIVIILWRQVWQKMLEKSETFAYTHNQSSTTSEQESNSTYERIFPLGPDYQEPSRIICKLPEFAQSSEEPASTSISASKSTATTAVQDGAPHYAEADIVNLQGVTGGNTYAIPALTMDLLSGKDVAVEEFPRKLLTFKEKLGEGQFGEVHLCEADGMQEFMNKEFLFDIPEDLPVLVAVKMLRSDANKNARNDFLKEIKIMSRLKDPNIIRLLAVCIYSDPLCMITEYMENGDLNQFLSRHEPEGQLALLSNAPTVSFNNLCYMAAQIASGMKYLSSLNFVHRDLATRNCLVGKNYTIKIADFGMSRNLYSGDYYRIQGRAVLPIRWMSWESILLGKFTTASDVWAFGVTLWEILNFCKEQPYSQLTDEQVIENTGEFFRDQKRQIYLPQPVLCPDSLYKIMLSCWRRNTKERPSFQEIHRALVEIQP; this comes from the exons gtgtgtgtcgGTATCCTCTGGGCATGTCAGGAGGGCAGATACAGGACGAGGACATCTCTGCCTCCAGCCAGTGGTCTGAATCCACCGCTGCTAGATACGGCAG GTTGAACTGTGAGGAGGGCGATGGCGCGTGGTGTCCAGAGACAACAGTGGAGCCAGACAGCCTGAAGGAGTTCCTCCAGATTGACCTGCGCTCGCTCCACTTCATCACCCTTGTGGGCACTCAGGGGCGTCACGCGGGAGGCATCGGTAATGAGTTTGCCCAGATGTACAAGATTAAGTACAGCCGCGATGGCAGCCGCTGGATCTCATGGAGAAACAGGCAGGGCAAGCAG GTGATTGAAGGAAACAGGAACGCCTACGTCATTGTACTCAAGGACCTCGAGCCGCCCATCATTGCTCGCTTCGTCCGCTTCATGCCCGTCACAGACCACTCCATGAATGTCTGCATGAGAGTGGAGCTCTACGGCTGTGAATGGCTGG ATGGTCTGGTGTCGTACAATGCTGCAGCAGGAGAACAGATGAGCTTGCCTGCTTACTCTGCTTATCTCAACGACTCTGTCTATGATGGAGCTGTCaccaacag TATGACAGAGGGCTTGGGCCAGCTGACCGATGGAGTGTGTGGCCGGGATGATTTTACACAAAGTCACGACACTCACAATGTGTGGCCCGGGTATGACTACGTGGGTTGGACTAATGAGAGCTTCTCCAATGTTGAAATCATGTTTGAGTTTGACCGCATACGCAACTTCACCACCATGAAG GTCCACTGCAACAACATGTACTCACGACACGTCAAGGTCTTCCGCCAGGTGGTGTGTTACTTCCGCTCTGAGGCAGACTGGGAAGCCACGCCACTCTCCTTTAGCCCCGTGGAGGACGTGGAGAATCCCAGCGCCCGCTTCGTCACCGTCAACCTGGCCAATCACATGGCCAGCGCCATCAAGTGCCAGTTCTACTTTGCTGATGTCTGGATGTTGTTCAGCGAGATCACCTTCCAGTCAG ATACAGCCATGTACAACACAACACTGGCTCCTCCCAAGACAGGACTGCCACCTGTCACACCAG AGGATGACCCTACACACAAAGTAGATGACAGCAACACCCGGATACTGATTGGTTGTTTAGTGGCCATCATCTTCATCCTTGTGGTCATCATTGTCATCATCTTGTGGAGGCAGGTGTGGCAGAAGATGTTGGAGAAG AGTGAGACGTTCGCTTACACCCACAACCAGTCGAGCACAACCAGTGAGCAGGAGTCTAATTCCACCTATGAGCGCATCTTCCCCCTTGGTCCAGACTACCAGGAGCCATCACGCATCATATGTAAGCTGCCGGAGTTCGCTCAGAGCTCCGAGGAGCCTG CTTCCACCAGCATATCAGCTTCTAAATCCACCGCAACTACTGcagtccaagatggcgcccCTCACTACGCAGAGGCAGACATTGTAAACCTGCAAGGTGTAACCGGAGGCAACACATACGCCATCCCCGCGTTAACTATGGACCTGTTGTCAGGGAAGGATGTTGCAGTGGAGGAGTTCCCGCGAAAGCTGCTCACATTCAAAGAGAAGCTGGGAGAGGGCCAGTTCGGAGAG GTGCACCTGTGCGAAGCAGACGGAATGCAGGAATTTATGAATAAAGAGTTTTTATTTGACATCCCCGAGGACCTGCCAGTTTTAGTGGCTGTGAAGATGCTCCGCTCAGACGCCAACAAAAATGCAAG GAATGACTTTCTGAAAGAGATAAAGATCATGTCACGTTTGAAGGACCCCAACATCATTCGCCTGCTAGCTGTGTGCATCTACAGCGACCCTCTCTGTATGATCACAGAGTACATGGAGAACGGAGATCTCAACCAGTTTCTGTCCCGCCACGAACCCGAGGGACAACTCGCTCTGCTCAGCAACGCACCTACAGTCAG CTTCAATAATCTGTGCTACATGGCCGCTCAGATAGCGTCGGGGATGAAGTACCTCTCCTCTCTAAACTTTGTTCATCGAGACTTGGCCACACGGAATTGCCTGGTGGGCAAAAACTACACGATAAAGATAGCTGACTTTGGCATGAGCAGAAACCTGTACAGTGGTGACTACTACCGCATCCAGGGCAGAGCGGTACTGCCGATACGCTGGATGTCATGGGAGAGCATCCTGCTG GGTAAGTTCACCACAGCTAGCGATGTGTGGGCTTTTGGGGTGACCCTGTGGGAGATACTAAACTTCTGCAAAGAGCAACCCTACTCTCAGCTCACTGATGAGCAGGTGATAGAGAACACAGGGGAGTTTTTCAGGGACCAGAAAAGACAG ATCTACCTGCCTCAGCCTGTGCTGTGTCCAGACTCGCTCTACAAGATCATGCTGAGCTGCTGGAGGAGGAACACGAAGGAGCGTCCCTCCTTCCAGGAAATACACCGAGCCCTCGTGGAAATACAGCCCTAA
- the ddr2a gene encoding discoidin domain-containing receptor 2 isoform X1 — MKHLWDVHFLLLILLYLLGAVTSQVNPGVCRYPLGMSGGQIQDEDISASSQWSESTAARYGRLNCEEGDGAWCPETTVEPDSLKEFLQIDLRSLHFITLVGTQGRHAGGIGNEFAQMYKIKYSRDGSRWISWRNRQGKQVIEGNRNAYVIVLKDLEPPIIARFVRFMPVTDHSMNVCMRVELYGCEWLDGLVSYNAAAGEQMSLPAYSAYLNDSVYDGAVTNSMTEGLGQLTDGVCGRDDFTQSHDTHNVWPGYDYVGWTNESFSNVEIMFEFDRIRNFTTMKVHCNNMYSRHVKVFRQVVCYFRSEADWEATPLSFSPVEDVENPSARFVTVNLANHMASAIKCQFYFADVWMLFSEITFQSDTAMYNTTLAPPKTGLPPVTPEDDPTHKVDDSNTRILIGCLVAIIFILVVIIVIILWRQVWQKMLEKASRRMLDDELTASLSIQSETFAYTHNQSSTTSEQESNSTYERIFPLGPDYQEPSRIICKLPEFAQSSEEPASTSISASKSTATTAVQDGAPHYAEADIVNLQGVTGGNTYAIPALTMDLLSGKDVAVEEFPRKLLTFKEKLGEGQFGEVHLCEADGMQEFMNKEFLFDIPEDLPVLVAVKMLRSDANKNARNDFLKEIKIMSRLKDPNIIRLLAVCIYSDPLCMITEYMENGDLNQFLSRHEPEGQLALLSNAPTVSFNNLCYMAAQIASGMKYLSSLNFVHRDLATRNCLVGKNYTIKIADFGMSRNLYSGDYYRIQGRAVLPIRWMSWESILLGKFTTASDVWAFGVTLWEILNFCKEQPYSQLTDEQVIENTGEFFRDQKRQIYLPQPVLCPDSLYKIMLSCWRRNTKERPSFQEIHRALVEIQP, encoded by the exons gtgtgtgtcgGTATCCTCTGGGCATGTCAGGAGGGCAGATACAGGACGAGGACATCTCTGCCTCCAGCCAGTGGTCTGAATCCACCGCTGCTAGATACGGCAG GTTGAACTGTGAGGAGGGCGATGGCGCGTGGTGTCCAGAGACAACAGTGGAGCCAGACAGCCTGAAGGAGTTCCTCCAGATTGACCTGCGCTCGCTCCACTTCATCACCCTTGTGGGCACTCAGGGGCGTCACGCGGGAGGCATCGGTAATGAGTTTGCCCAGATGTACAAGATTAAGTACAGCCGCGATGGCAGCCGCTGGATCTCATGGAGAAACAGGCAGGGCAAGCAG GTGATTGAAGGAAACAGGAACGCCTACGTCATTGTACTCAAGGACCTCGAGCCGCCCATCATTGCTCGCTTCGTCCGCTTCATGCCCGTCACAGACCACTCCATGAATGTCTGCATGAGAGTGGAGCTCTACGGCTGTGAATGGCTGG ATGGTCTGGTGTCGTACAATGCTGCAGCAGGAGAACAGATGAGCTTGCCTGCTTACTCTGCTTATCTCAACGACTCTGTCTATGATGGAGCTGTCaccaacag TATGACAGAGGGCTTGGGCCAGCTGACCGATGGAGTGTGTGGCCGGGATGATTTTACACAAAGTCACGACACTCACAATGTGTGGCCCGGGTATGACTACGTGGGTTGGACTAATGAGAGCTTCTCCAATGTTGAAATCATGTTTGAGTTTGACCGCATACGCAACTTCACCACCATGAAG GTCCACTGCAACAACATGTACTCACGACACGTCAAGGTCTTCCGCCAGGTGGTGTGTTACTTCCGCTCTGAGGCAGACTGGGAAGCCACGCCACTCTCCTTTAGCCCCGTGGAGGACGTGGAGAATCCCAGCGCCCGCTTCGTCACCGTCAACCTGGCCAATCACATGGCCAGCGCCATCAAGTGCCAGTTCTACTTTGCTGATGTCTGGATGTTGTTCAGCGAGATCACCTTCCAGTCAG ATACAGCCATGTACAACACAACACTGGCTCCTCCCAAGACAGGACTGCCACCTGTCACACCAG AGGATGACCCTACACACAAAGTAGATGACAGCAACACCCGGATACTGATTGGTTGTTTAGTGGCCATCATCTTCATCCTTGTGGTCATCATTGTCATCATCTTGTGGAGGCAGGTGTGGCAGAAGATGTTGGAGAAG GCCTCTCGCCGGATGCTGGACGATGAACTAACTGCTAGTTTGTCAATACAGAGTGAGACGTTCGCTTACACCCACAACCAGTCGAGCACAACCAGTGAGCAGGAGTCTAATTCCACCTATGAGCGCATCTTCCCCCTTGGTCCAGACTACCAGGAGCCATCACGCATCATATGTAAGCTGCCGGAGTTCGCTCAGAGCTCCGAGGAGCCTG CTTCCACCAGCATATCAGCTTCTAAATCCACCGCAACTACTGcagtccaagatggcgcccCTCACTACGCAGAGGCAGACATTGTAAACCTGCAAGGTGTAACCGGAGGCAACACATACGCCATCCCCGCGTTAACTATGGACCTGTTGTCAGGGAAGGATGTTGCAGTGGAGGAGTTCCCGCGAAAGCTGCTCACATTCAAAGAGAAGCTGGGAGAGGGCCAGTTCGGAGAG GTGCACCTGTGCGAAGCAGACGGAATGCAGGAATTTATGAATAAAGAGTTTTTATTTGACATCCCCGAGGACCTGCCAGTTTTAGTGGCTGTGAAGATGCTCCGCTCAGACGCCAACAAAAATGCAAG GAATGACTTTCTGAAAGAGATAAAGATCATGTCACGTTTGAAGGACCCCAACATCATTCGCCTGCTAGCTGTGTGCATCTACAGCGACCCTCTCTGTATGATCACAGAGTACATGGAGAACGGAGATCTCAACCAGTTTCTGTCCCGCCACGAACCCGAGGGACAACTCGCTCTGCTCAGCAACGCACCTACAGTCAG CTTCAATAATCTGTGCTACATGGCCGCTCAGATAGCGTCGGGGATGAAGTACCTCTCCTCTCTAAACTTTGTTCATCGAGACTTGGCCACACGGAATTGCCTGGTGGGCAAAAACTACACGATAAAGATAGCTGACTTTGGCATGAGCAGAAACCTGTACAGTGGTGACTACTACCGCATCCAGGGCAGAGCGGTACTGCCGATACGCTGGATGTCATGGGAGAGCATCCTGCTG GGTAAGTTCACCACAGCTAGCGATGTGTGGGCTTTTGGGGTGACCCTGTGGGAGATACTAAACTTCTGCAAAGAGCAACCCTACTCTCAGCTCACTGATGAGCAGGTGATAGAGAACACAGGGGAGTTTTTCAGGGACCAGAAAAGACAG ATCTACCTGCCTCAGCCTGTGCTGTGTCCAGACTCGCTCTACAAGATCATGCTGAGCTGCTGGAGGAGGAACACGAAGGAGCGTCCCTCCTTCCAGGAAATACACCGAGCCCTCGTGGAAATACAGCCCTAA